In the Oryzias latipes chromosome 9, ASM223467v1 genome, one interval contains:
- the LOC101173151 gene encoding smoothelin isoform X6 — MSSPLFTFQEAGREKQGELECVRSQIQELKSQQTQHSRDLQSQGFKSSMMLVLDHPGKDSDSGSLLIRPQPETLPSETNLVLSHRQRSDSSASENSVSSAHSRSNLDSVASERRQVSSVLARRDSGASDKSSSSSQCEHLDSSTSEKSISSVIHSRQRLGSDVSDSCVRPQLGSRSSDILSMLARTRTNSSMSVSSEERGPAEEVTSSSTYSTDSETEKSRSPASIQTQSNHDHVGDNEQPDGAGLSRQNPVNGLPSSTSNKETADDQKPKKTLNSSLSFRHVNERKYAPEKKDAVLEQIHRTSSVRDRMRKFTEASQSPNIPSLKKTPLKNGITPGSSSQHVSRAAALFTHTAASLSTSGDTPARPRADSASRTITASHSQTTLHPGGVANSPLSSIGQSQDITGGTRFPAEKDVHASVESKEDSTSGRPAGEKDADMKTFLSIEIKDGRATTTSTMPAPRGNVVPITSMTPRITTLGQKQELTLGLRPTPFKMSSSTFSSGPSIKMEKEPVVASEPVFSAKPSLQVTRHNPPTPSDPCSQVKPVESSGKLTEEQLAAIEDEDVLDKMLDQSKDFEERRMIRAALRDLRKKNREAMLGCTQEELDQRLKERETRLQELLQQRDRAQRAHAGPGAGEVVVKKVEKSADGSTISQVTKTNRFTQSDDRNKSSTTVETSYVQKIDRGTLHSKSFSYTSSSTSNTSKKVGSVFDREDDTPSRALERRQAERRKEVARAQTMPKTSAMQARKAMMEKLEKEGGGPFNQVVAKVNRVQRSTSFGVPNANSIKQMLLDWCRAKTRSYEHVDIQNFSSSWSDGMAFCALVHSFFPDAFDYSCLSPSNRRHNFEVAFSAAETCVNCMPLLEVEDMMIMGNKPDSKCVFTYVQSLVNHLRRYEMSMGRSSDL, encoded by the exons GAGGCAGGGCGTGAGAAACAAGGAGAGCTGGAGTGCGTCAGATCTCAGATCCAGGAGCTAAAAAGCCAGCAGACACAACACAGCAGAGATCTGCAGAGCCAAG GCTTCAAATCGAGCATGATGCTGGTCCTTGATCACCCAGGAAAGGACAGTGACTCTGGGTCTCTGTTGATCCGGCCTCAACCAGAAACTTTGCCTTCAGAGACCAATTTGGTTCTTTCTCATCGGCAAAGATCAGACTCCTCAGCGTCAGAAAACAGCGTGAGCTCTGCTCACTCCAGGTCCAATCTGGATTCTGTGGCCTCAGAGAGAAGACAGGTCTCAAGCGTACTTGCTCGGCGGGATTCTGGAGCTTCAGACAAAAGCAGTAGTTCATCCCAGTGTGAACACCTCGACTCTAGCACATCTGAAAAAAGCATCAGCTCCGTCATTCACTCCAGACAGAGACTTGGATCAGATGTATCCGATTCGTGTGTCAGACCACAACTGGGATCAAGATCCTCAGATATCTTGAGTATGTTGGCAAGGACACGGACCAATTCTAGCATGAGCGTGTCTTCCGAGGAGAGGGGTCCAGCTGAGGAGGTAACCTCAAGTTCAACTTACAGCACTGATTCCGAAACGGAGAAAAGCCGAAGTCCCGCCAGCATCCAGACTCAGTCCAACCATGATCATGTTGGTGACAATGAGCAGCCTGATGGCGCTGGTTTATCTCGCCAAAACCCTGTAAATGGCCTGCCCAGTAGCACCAGCAATAAGGAGACAGCAGACGACCAAAAGCCAAAG aaaacTCTGAACAGCAGTCTGTCATTCAGGCATGTCAATGAGAGAAAATATG CACCTGAGAAGAAAGATGCTGTTCTGGAACAAATTCACCGCACTAGCTCTGTCCGAGATCGAATGCGCAAGTTCACAGAAGCCAGCCAAAGCCCAAATATCCCATCTTTGAAGAAAACCCCTCTTAAGAATGGGATCACCCCTGGCAGCAGCAGCCAGCATGTTTCTAGAGCTGCAGCACTGTTTACACACACAGCAGCATCCCTCAGCACATCTGGAGACACGCCAGCAAGGCCACGTGCTGACTCAGCATCTCGCACCATCACAGCATCGCACAGTCAAACTACACTTCACCCGGGAGGTGTGGCCAACAGTCCTCTGTCTTCAATTGGCCAGTCCCAGGACATCACAGGAGGGACAAGGTTTCCAGCTGAAAAAGATGTGCACGCCTCTGTGGAGTCAAAGGAAGACAGCACTTCAGGGAGACCAGCTGGAGAGAAAGACGCAGACATGAAGACCTTTCTCAGCATCGAGATCAAGGATGGACGCgccaccaccacctccaccatGCCGGCTCCAAGAGGCAACGTCGTGCCCATCACCAGCATGACCCCACGCATTACCACTCTAGGGCAAAAACAAG AGTTGACCCTCGGCCTTCGACCAACCCCGTTCAAGATGTCCTCATCTACCTTCTCATCTGGACCCTCCATCAAG ATGGAAAAGGAGCCCGTTGTTGCCTCAGAGCCAGTGTTTTCTGCCAAACCCTCCCTGCAGGTGACCCGTCACAACCCACCCACTCCCAGTGATCCCTGCTCCCAGGTCAAACCTGTGGAGTCCTCTGGAAAACTAACTGAAGAACAGCTTGCTGCGATTGAGGATGAAGATGTTCTTGACAAAATG CTTGATCAGTCCAAAGACTTTGAGGAAAGGAGAATGATTCGCGCAGCACTGAGAGACCTTcgcaaaaaaaatagag AGGCTATGCTGGGCTGTACGCAGGAGGAATTGG ACCAAAGACTAAAGGAGCGAGAGACTCgcctgcaggagctgctgcagcagagagaTCGCGCGCAGAGAGCTCACGCTGGGCCCGGAGCTGGAGAGGTGGtggtgaagaaggtggagaagTCAGCAGATGGATCAACCATCAGCCAAGTGACCAAGACAAACCGATTCACACAGTCTG ATGATAGGAACAAATCAAGTACAACTGTGGAGACAAGTTACGTGCAGAAAATTGaca GAGGAACCCTCCACTCAAAGTCTTTCAGCTACACCTCTTCCTCAACCTCTAACACCAGCAAAAAAGTTGGCAG TGTGTTTGATCGCGAAGATGACACACCCTCTCGTGCTTTGGAGCGACGGCAGGCAGAGAGGCGCAAAGAGGTGGCGAGGGCTCAAACCATGCCGAAGACGTCCGCCATGCAAGCTCGCAAAGCCATGATGGAGAAGTTGGAGAAGGAGGGAGGCGG ACCTTTCAATCAGGTTGTTGCTAAGGTAAACAGGGTGCAGCGCTCCACCAGCTTTGGTGTACCCAACGCTAACTCCATCAAGCAGATGCTGCTCGACTGGTGTCGTGCCAAGACTCGCTCGTATGAG CATGTGGACATCCAGAACTTTTCATCCAGCTGGAGCGACGGCATGGCGTTTTGTGCCTTGGTGCACAGTTTCTTTCCAGATGCTTTTGACTACAGCTGTCTGAGTCCGAGCAACCGCAGGCACAACTTTGAAGTGGCCTTCAGCGCCGCAGA GACCTGTGTGAACTGCATGCCTTTGCTGGAGGTGGAAGACATGATGATCATGGGAAACAAACCCGACTCCAAATGTGTCTTCACCTACGTACAGTCTCTGGTCAATCACCTGCGGCGATATGAGATGTCCATGGGCcgctcctctgacctctga
- the LOC101173635 gene encoding selenoprotein M-like, with protein sequence MWLIALAAVLHCASGYDIDVKKLEGLARARVETCGGUQLNRLREVKAFVTQDIPLYHNLVMKHIPGADPELVLLSHYYDELDRIALSHMTRTEINELLVKLGFYKKEKQEDEVPEEFRFSPAKDSPFKDEPQHKASTSEGNAEAEHTDL encoded by the exons ATGTGGCTGATCGCGCTGGCCGCCGTTCTTCATTGCGCCTCCGGTTATGATATCGACGTGAAGAAGCTGGAGGGGCTGGCGCGAGCGCGGGTGGAG ACGTGTGGTGGATGACAGCTCAACAGGCTCAGAGAG GTCAAAGCTTTTGTGACTCAGGACATTCCACTTTA CCATAACTTGGTGATGAAGCACATTCCTGGGGCTGATCCTGAGCTTGTCCTCCTCAGTCACTATTATGATGAACTTGAT AGGATTGCCCTTTCTCACATGACCCGCACTGAGATTAATGAGCTTTTGGTGAAACTGGGGTTTTATAAGAAGGAGAAACAAGAGGATGAGGTGCCAGAGGAGTTCCGCTTCTCCCCCGCCAAAGACAGCCCGTTTAAAGATGAGCCCCAGCACAAAGCATCCACCTCTGAGGGAAACGCAGAGGCCGAGCACACCGACCTATAA
- the LOC101173151 gene encoding smoothelin isoform X5 — MGGRGSRGSGLLVLCVCVCGVCGGANVLCVNVYDVAEGVRRLQSGCPDSERVATERGRGTVCLLKKEEAGREKQGELECVRSQIQELKSQQTQHSRDLQSQGFKSSMMLVLDHPGKDSDSGSLLIRPQPETLPSETNLVLSHRQRSDSSASENSVSSAHSRSNLDSVASERRQVSSVLARRDSGASDKSSSSSQCEHLDSSTSEKSISSVIHSRQRLGSDVSDSCVRPQLGSRSSDILSMLARTRTNSSMSVSSEERGPAEEVTSSSTYSTDSETEKSRSPASIQTQSNHDHVGDNEQPDGAGLSRQNPVNGLPSSTSNKETADDQKPKKTLNSSLSFRHVNERKYAPEKKDAVLEQIHRTSSVRDRMRKFTEASQSPNIPSLKKTPLKNGITPGSSSQHVSRAAALFTHTAASLSTSGDTPARPRADSASRTITASHSQTTLHPGGVANSPLSSIGQSQDITGGTRFPAEKDVHASVESKEDSTSGRPAGEKDADMKTFLSIEIKDGRATTTSTMPAPRGNVVPITSMTPRITTLGQKQELTLGLRPTPFKMSSSTFSSGPSIKMEKEPVVASEPVFSAKPSLQVTRHNPPTPSDPCSQVKPVESSGKLTEEQLAAIEDEDVLDKMLDQSKDFEERRMIRAALRDLRKKNREAMLGCTQEELDQRLKERETRLQELLQQRDRAQRAHAGPGAGEVVVKKVEKSADGSTISQVTKTNRFTQSDDRNKSSTTVETSYVQKIDRGTLHSKSFSYTSSSTSNTSKKVGSVFDREDDTPSRALERRQAERRKEVARAQTMPKTSAMQARKAMMEKLEKEGGGPFNQVVAKVNRVQRSTSFGVPNANSIKQMLLDWCRAKTRSYEHVDIQNFSSSWSDGMAFCALVHSFFPDAFDYSCLSPSNRRHNFEVAFSAAETCVNCMPLLEVEDMMIMGNKPDSKCVFTYVQSLVNHLRRYEMSMGRSSDL; from the exons GAGGCAGGGCGTGAGAAACAAGGAGAGCTGGAGTGCGTCAGATCTCAGATCCAGGAGCTAAAAAGCCAGCAGACACAACACAGCAGAGATCTGCAGAGCCAAG GCTTCAAATCGAGCATGATGCTGGTCCTTGATCACCCAGGAAAGGACAGTGACTCTGGGTCTCTGTTGATCCGGCCTCAACCAGAAACTTTGCCTTCAGAGACCAATTTGGTTCTTTCTCATCGGCAAAGATCAGACTCCTCAGCGTCAGAAAACAGCGTGAGCTCTGCTCACTCCAGGTCCAATCTGGATTCTGTGGCCTCAGAGAGAAGACAGGTCTCAAGCGTACTTGCTCGGCGGGATTCTGGAGCTTCAGACAAAAGCAGTAGTTCATCCCAGTGTGAACACCTCGACTCTAGCACATCTGAAAAAAGCATCAGCTCCGTCATTCACTCCAGACAGAGACTTGGATCAGATGTATCCGATTCGTGTGTCAGACCACAACTGGGATCAAGATCCTCAGATATCTTGAGTATGTTGGCAAGGACACGGACCAATTCTAGCATGAGCGTGTCTTCCGAGGAGAGGGGTCCAGCTGAGGAGGTAACCTCAAGTTCAACTTACAGCACTGATTCCGAAACGGAGAAAAGCCGAAGTCCCGCCAGCATCCAGACTCAGTCCAACCATGATCATGTTGGTGACAATGAGCAGCCTGATGGCGCTGGTTTATCTCGCCAAAACCCTGTAAATGGCCTGCCCAGTAGCACCAGCAATAAGGAGACAGCAGACGACCAAAAGCCAAAG aaaacTCTGAACAGCAGTCTGTCATTCAGGCATGTCAATGAGAGAAAATATG CACCTGAGAAGAAAGATGCTGTTCTGGAACAAATTCACCGCACTAGCTCTGTCCGAGATCGAATGCGCAAGTTCACAGAAGCCAGCCAAAGCCCAAATATCCCATCTTTGAAGAAAACCCCTCTTAAGAATGGGATCACCCCTGGCAGCAGCAGCCAGCATGTTTCTAGAGCTGCAGCACTGTTTACACACACAGCAGCATCCCTCAGCACATCTGGAGACACGCCAGCAAGGCCACGTGCTGACTCAGCATCTCGCACCATCACAGCATCGCACAGTCAAACTACACTTCACCCGGGAGGTGTGGCCAACAGTCCTCTGTCTTCAATTGGCCAGTCCCAGGACATCACAGGAGGGACAAGGTTTCCAGCTGAAAAAGATGTGCACGCCTCTGTGGAGTCAAAGGAAGACAGCACTTCAGGGAGACCAGCTGGAGAGAAAGACGCAGACATGAAGACCTTTCTCAGCATCGAGATCAAGGATGGACGCgccaccaccacctccaccatGCCGGCTCCAAGAGGCAACGTCGTGCCCATCACCAGCATGACCCCACGCATTACCACTCTAGGGCAAAAACAAG AGTTGACCCTCGGCCTTCGACCAACCCCGTTCAAGATGTCCTCATCTACCTTCTCATCTGGACCCTCCATCAAG ATGGAAAAGGAGCCCGTTGTTGCCTCAGAGCCAGTGTTTTCTGCCAAACCCTCCCTGCAGGTGACCCGTCACAACCCACCCACTCCCAGTGATCCCTGCTCCCAGGTCAAACCTGTGGAGTCCTCTGGAAAACTAACTGAAGAACAGCTTGCTGCGATTGAGGATGAAGATGTTCTTGACAAAATG CTTGATCAGTCCAAAGACTTTGAGGAAAGGAGAATGATTCGCGCAGCACTGAGAGACCTTcgcaaaaaaaatagag AGGCTATGCTGGGCTGTACGCAGGAGGAATTGG ACCAAAGACTAAAGGAGCGAGAGACTCgcctgcaggagctgctgcagcagagagaTCGCGCGCAGAGAGCTCACGCTGGGCCCGGAGCTGGAGAGGTGGtggtgaagaaggtggagaagTCAGCAGATGGATCAACCATCAGCCAAGTGACCAAGACAAACCGATTCACACAGTCTG ATGATAGGAACAAATCAAGTACAACTGTGGAGACAAGTTACGTGCAGAAAATTGaca GAGGAACCCTCCACTCAAAGTCTTTCAGCTACACCTCTTCCTCAACCTCTAACACCAGCAAAAAAGTTGGCAG TGTGTTTGATCGCGAAGATGACACACCCTCTCGTGCTTTGGAGCGACGGCAGGCAGAGAGGCGCAAAGAGGTGGCGAGGGCTCAAACCATGCCGAAGACGTCCGCCATGCAAGCTCGCAAAGCCATGATGGAGAAGTTGGAGAAGGAGGGAGGCGG ACCTTTCAATCAGGTTGTTGCTAAGGTAAACAGGGTGCAGCGCTCCACCAGCTTTGGTGTACCCAACGCTAACTCCATCAAGCAGATGCTGCTCGACTGGTGTCGTGCCAAGACTCGCTCGTATGAG CATGTGGACATCCAGAACTTTTCATCCAGCTGGAGCGACGGCATGGCGTTTTGTGCCTTGGTGCACAGTTTCTTTCCAGATGCTTTTGACTACAGCTGTCTGAGTCCGAGCAACCGCAGGCACAACTTTGAAGTGGCCTTCAGCGCCGCAGA GACCTGTGTGAACTGCATGCCTTTGCTGGAGGTGGAAGACATGATGATCATGGGAAACAAACCCGACTCCAAATGTGTCTTCACCTACGTACAGTCTCTGGTCAATCACCTGCGGCGATATGAGATGTCCATGGGCcgctcctctgacctctga